From the genome of Mugil cephalus isolate CIBA_MC_2020 chromosome 2, CIBA_Mcephalus_1.1, whole genome shotgun sequence, one region includes:
- the LOC125004773 gene encoding phospholipid phosphatase-related protein type 5-like isoform X1, protein MIDSRQAAQRRAMRSLPADIDQQKTSTYIVPCFLLVELVIMAGTVLLAYYFEYTDTFPVHIQGFFCFDKAYSKPYPGPEDNSKAPPVLVYSLVTAIPTVTILIGEVTSFFVKTEGAQEKTIVTADCCYFNPLLRRIVRFLGVYSFGLFTTTIFANAGQVVTGNQTPHFLSACKPNYTALGCQSPLQYIIEHRACTGNPYLVVSARKSFPSKDAALSFYSAIYTVMYITLVFRTKGTRLMKPTLCLVMLSLAVLVGVVRVTEHRNHWNDILAGFVTGGAIAGFLVSCVINNFQPTQIAVPMPPPPQRPEPPIGLPLLSLPRVESPLEKLQGYHILRSHDHQPIPPPAPPDVLLPSRRCLTSAV, encoded by the exons ATGATTGACAGCCGGCAGGCGGCACAGAGGAGGGCAATGAGGAGTCTCCCTGCAGACATAGACCAGCAGAAAACCAGCACCTACATCGTACCCTGCTTCCTCCTTGTAGAG ctGGTCATCATGGCAGGGACCGTTCTGTTGGCGTACTACTTTGAGTACACAGACACATTCCCGGTGCACATTCAGGGTTTCTTCTGTTTTGACAAAGCCTACTCCAAGCCGTACCCAGGACCAGAGGACAACAGCAAGGCGCCGCCTGTCCTCGTCTACTCCCTCGTCACCGCCATCCCCACTGTGACG ATTCTGATCGGAGAAGTGACCAGTTTTTTTGTGAAGACTGAAGGAGCTCAGGAGAAAACCATAGTGACCGCAGACTGCTGTTATTTCAACCCTCTCCTCCGTAGGATTGTGCGATTTCTGG GTGTCTACTCCTTTGGCCtcttcaccaccaccatcttTGCCAATGCAGGACAAGTGGTGACAGGAAACCAGACGCCTCATTTCCTGTCTGCCTGCAAGCCAAACTACACAGCTCTTGGCTGCCAGTCTCCACTGCAGTACATAATAGAGCACCGCGCCTGCACTGGAAACCCATACCTGGTGGTTTCTGCCCGCAAATCCTTCCCCTCCAAAGATGCAGCACTCAGCTTTTATTCAGCCATCTACACAGTG ATGTACATCACCCTGGTGTTCAGGACCAAAGGGACCCGACTGATGAAGCCCACCTTATGCCTGGTGATGCTGTCTCTGGCTGTGCTTGTCGGGGTGGTGAGGGTGACTGAACACAGGAACCACTGGAATGACATCCTGGCTGGATTTGTTACGGGAGGGGCCATCGCTGGCTTCCTG GTGTCATGTGTGATCAACAATTTTCAGCCAACACAAATAGCAGTGCCCatgcctccacctcctcaacGTCCAGAACCCCCCATTGGGCTGCCTCTGCTCTCCCTGCCCCGCGTGGAGAGTCCACTCGAAAA GCTCCAGGGCTACCATATTCTGAGATCACATGACCATCAGCCAATTCCGCCCCCCGCCCCTCCAGATGTGCTCCTCCCTTCACGGCGCTGCCTCACCAGCGCAGTCTAG
- the LOC125004773 gene encoding phospholipid phosphatase-related protein type 5-like isoform X2: protein MIDSRQAAQRRAMRSLPADIDQQKTSTYIVPCFLLVELVIMAGTVLLAYYFEYTDTFPVHIQGFFCFDKAYSKPYPGPEDNSKAPPVLVYSLVTAIPTVTILIGEVTSFFVKTEGAQEKTIVTADCCYFNPLLRRIVRFLGVYSFGLFTTTIFANAGQVVTGNQTPHFLSACKPNYTALGCQSPLQYIIEHRACTGNPYLVVSARKSFPSKDAALSFYSAIYTVMYITLVFRTKGTRLMKPTLCLVMLSLAVLVGVVRVTEHRNHWNDILAGFVTGGAIAGFLVSCVINNFQPTQIAVPMPPPPQRPEPPIGLPLLSLPRVESPLEKLSGLQAPGLPYSEIT from the exons ATGATTGACAGCCGGCAGGCGGCACAGAGGAGGGCAATGAGGAGTCTCCCTGCAGACATAGACCAGCAGAAAACCAGCACCTACATCGTACCCTGCTTCCTCCTTGTAGAG ctGGTCATCATGGCAGGGACCGTTCTGTTGGCGTACTACTTTGAGTACACAGACACATTCCCGGTGCACATTCAGGGTTTCTTCTGTTTTGACAAAGCCTACTCCAAGCCGTACCCAGGACCAGAGGACAACAGCAAGGCGCCGCCTGTCCTCGTCTACTCCCTCGTCACCGCCATCCCCACTGTGACG ATTCTGATCGGAGAAGTGACCAGTTTTTTTGTGAAGACTGAAGGAGCTCAGGAGAAAACCATAGTGACCGCAGACTGCTGTTATTTCAACCCTCTCCTCCGTAGGATTGTGCGATTTCTGG GTGTCTACTCCTTTGGCCtcttcaccaccaccatcttTGCCAATGCAGGACAAGTGGTGACAGGAAACCAGACGCCTCATTTCCTGTCTGCCTGCAAGCCAAACTACACAGCTCTTGGCTGCCAGTCTCCACTGCAGTACATAATAGAGCACCGCGCCTGCACTGGAAACCCATACCTGGTGGTTTCTGCCCGCAAATCCTTCCCCTCCAAAGATGCAGCACTCAGCTTTTATTCAGCCATCTACACAGTG ATGTACATCACCCTGGTGTTCAGGACCAAAGGGACCCGACTGATGAAGCCCACCTTATGCCTGGTGATGCTGTCTCTGGCTGTGCTTGTCGGGGTGGTGAGGGTGACTGAACACAGGAACCACTGGAATGACATCCTGGCTGGATTTGTTACGGGAGGGGCCATCGCTGGCTTCCTG GTGTCATGTGTGATCAACAATTTTCAGCCAACACAAATAGCAGTGCCCatgcctccacctcctcaacGTCCAGAACCCCCCATTGGGCTGCCTCTGCTCTCCCTGCCCCGCGTGGAGAGTCCACTCGAAAAGTTAAGTGGCCTCCAG GCTCCAGGGCTACCATATTCTGAGATCACATGA